The following proteins are co-located in the Deinococcus metallilatus genome:
- a CDS encoding thiamine diphosphokinase codes for MTAWLLVGGRLVVTPALLALPRPDFVVAADGGGRHAAALGVRVDAWVGDFDSSDGLHLNAPREVHPAAKDETDAELAVRAARERGATELIFLGAFGGRFDHTAALALGSLRLAREGLGIILHSGDESGYPLLPGADVRLDLPPGTTLSVLAVSDLHALSLSGTRWPLHDADVPLGSGWTVSNEAAGGPVTASLQQGLALVTVLWPAG; via the coding sequence GTGACCGCCTGGCTGCTGGTCGGCGGCCGCCTGGTCGTGACGCCCGCGCTGCTGGCCCTCCCCCGCCCCGACTTCGTGGTGGCCGCCGACGGGGGAGGAAGGCACGCGGCGGCGCTGGGCGTGCGGGTGGATGCCTGGGTGGGCGACTTCGATTCGTCGGACGGCCTGCACCTGAACGCTCCCCGCGAGGTCCACCCGGCCGCCAAGGACGAGACGGACGCCGAACTCGCCGTGCGCGCTGCCCGCGAGCGGGGCGCCACCGAACTGATCTTCCTGGGCGCTTTCGGGGGCCGTTTCGACCATACGGCGGCGCTGGCCCTGGGCAGCCTGCGCCTCGCGCGGGAGGGACTCGGGATCATCCTGCACAGTGGCGACGAGAGCGGGTACCCCCTCCTCCCCGGCGCGGACGTGCGCCTCGACCTGCCACCCGGTACGACCCTCAGCGTGCTCGCCGTCAGCGACCTGCACGCCCTGAGCCTCAGCGGCACCCGCTGGCCCCTCCACGACGCGGACGTCCCGCTGGGCAGCGGCTGGACGGTCAGCAACGAGGCGGCAGGCGGCCCAGTCACCGCCTCGCTTCAGCAGGGGCTGGCACTGGTCACGGTGCTGTGGCCTGCTGGGTAG